Proteins encoded together in one Polaribacter reichenbachii window:
- a CDS encoding LruC domain-containing protein, with product MKTKSIALLLLVILLQNCTPEFEKTPEETVEYIQDDITTLVVPDGHDLRPLALQNTSINLSEESRADMVNIKMYKVENDTNILLYEGFIDKEKSISSITKIPNHVELIAVQADLATGTREWIVTPSELQNVVIEDEEIIDDEESKTATVTKLSARINNDPPTWNCNDYDSFNGNDDGSYSITNTSTQGINVNQNTTIYICDGGSWSPSYLNDNNNNLTIYVAQGGTLKLSGTVNSTIYNEGTFNGVNLGMNKNSSFESWGTTNITGNLNTNSEDLNVYAGVFNVSGSLNLNSDGKFENDGGQVNIGGHLTISGNFDNEENSSLNVAGNFTVNSRGDFKNECQTIISGNFINNNDVNFRNASYTVISGSLTNNSNTDFKLREGSILKCKSIMSNDKIEGNRGYSVIETGSITFNGNNKFEGNLDICSDYYTDKMGDNDVLNTCSTFISAGTCSPGYNAVTDNDNDGVVEGVDVDDSNPNVSSYNYPQGKDTYFTSLYEDLYPCMGDYDLNDLVHNYSYQEGVNKNGTITEIAFDFKFPAMGANFNNSFVLRVVDEDDNAVLNLNNSDAYSSSEITRIHDTQNNTTLFTFNNLKTIYTDNKGAIINTVKIDYDNIPVISGTVTKINGAYDEFILKNGEIGQEIHPIYNSFHSNYPALNKPSMYNDSSNFLNCSDNSSGNNLFVNSNKFPWVLNDLPIDLPWAKEGVSILEAYPNFDDFVILNPGLDWYSDKNGNRNNDKLNN from the coding sequence ATGAAAACTAAATCTATTGCTTTACTTTTATTAGTAATTTTATTACAAAACTGTACACCTGAATTTGAAAAAACACCAGAAGAAACAGTAGAATACATTCAAGATGATATTACTACACTGGTTGTACCAGATGGTCATGACTTAAGACCATTGGCATTGCAAAACACAAGTATTAATTTATCTGAAGAATCTCGTGCAGATATGGTTAATATTAAAATGTATAAAGTAGAAAATGATACAAATATATTATTGTACGAGGGTTTTATTGATAAAGAAAAATCTATAAGTAGTATTACTAAAATACCAAATCATGTTGAATTAATAGCAGTACAAGCAGATTTAGCAACTGGAACAAGAGAGTGGATTGTTACTCCAAGTGAATTACAAAATGTAGTTATAGAAGATGAAGAAATAATTGATGATGAAGAAAGTAAAACAGCTACAGTTACTAAATTAAGTGCTAGAATAAATAATGATCCTCCAACCTGGAATTGTAATGATTATGACTCATTTAACGGTAATGATGATGGAAGTTACAGTATAACAAATACATCTACTCAAGGTATAAATGTAAACCAAAATACAACTATTTATATCTGTGATGGTGGTTCATGGAGCCCATCTTACTTGAATGACAACAACAATAATCTTACAATTTATGTTGCACAAGGAGGTACTTTAAAACTTTCTGGAACTGTTAACTCAACCATTTATAATGAAGGAACCTTTAATGGTGTTAACCTTGGAATGAACAAAAATAGTTCATTTGAAAGCTGGGGAACTACAAATATTACAGGAAATTTAAATACCAATAGTGAAGATTTAAATGTTTATGCTGGTGTTTTTAATGTTTCTGGATCTTTAAATTTAAATAGTGATGGGAAATTTGAAAATGATGGTGGACAAGTAAATATTGGCGGTCATCTTACCATTTCTGGAAATTTTGATAACGAAGAAAATTCTTCTTTAAATGTAGCTGGTAATTTTACAGTAAATAGCAGAGGAGATTTCAAAAACGAATGTCAAACAATTATTTCAGGAAATTTCATCAACAATAATGATGTAAATTTTAGAAATGCATCTTACACTGTTATTAGTGGTTCTTTAACAAATAACTCTAATACTGATTTTAAATTACGTGAGGGCTCTATTTTAAAATGTAAAAGCATTATGTCTAATGATAAAATAGAAGGAAATAGAGGATATTCTGTAATAGAAACTGGAAGCATCACTTTTAACGGAAACAATAAATTTGAAGGAAATTTAGATATTTGTTCTGATTATTATACAGATAAAATGGGTGACAATGATGTTTTAAATACCTGCTCAACATTTATATCTGCTGGTACTTGCTCTCCTGGTTATAACGCTGTTACAGATAATGATAATGATGGTGTAGTTGAAGGAGTAGATGTTGATGATTCAAATCCAAATGTATCTTCATACAATTACCCACAAGGAAAAGATACTTATTTTACATCTTTATACGAAGATTTATATCCTTGTATGGGAGATTATGATTTAAATGATTTAGTACATAATTACAGTTACCAAGAAGGTGTAAATAAAAATGGTACAATCACAGAAATTGCATTCGACTTTAAATTCCCTGCAATGGGTGCTAATTTTAACAATAGTTTTGTACTTAGAGTAGTTGATGAAGATGATAATGCTGTTTTAAATTTAAATAATTCTGATGCATATTCTAGTAGTGAAATAACAAGAATACATGACACTCAAAACAACACAACATTATTTACTTTTAACAATCTTAAAACAATTTATACAGATAACAAAGGGGCAATTATAAATACAGTTAAAATAGATTATGATAACATACCCGTAATTTCTGGAACAGTTACTAAAATTAATGGTGCTTACGATGAATTTATACTTAAAAATGGAGAAATAGGACAAGAAATACACCCTATTTATAATTCGTTTCACAGCAATTATCCAGCTTTAAATAAACCATCAATGTATAATGATTCTAGTAATTTCTTAAATTGTAGCGATAATTCTTCTGGTAATAATCTTTTTGTGAATTCAAATAAATTTCCTTGGGTACTTAACGACTTACCAATTGATTTACCTTGGGCTAAGGAAGGGGTTTCAATTTTAGAAGCGTATCCTAATTTTGATGATTTTGTAATTTTAAATCCTGGATTAGATTGGTATTCAGACAAAAATGGAAACAGAAATAACGACAAATTAAATAATTAA